In Astyanax mexicanus isolate ESR-SI-001 chromosome 5, AstMex3_surface, whole genome shotgun sequence, a single window of DNA contains:
- the LOC125802239 gene encoding uncharacterized protein LOC125802239 encodes METGQGTETGQGTDTGRGTGQVTETGRGTETGRGTGQVTETGRGTGQVTETGRGTGQVTETGRGTGQVTETGRGTGQVTETGHETETGRDRTWEQGQEH; translated from the exons atggagacaggacaggggacagagactggacagggaacggacactggacggggaactggacaggtgacagagactggacggggaacggagactggacggggaactggacaggtgacggagactggacggggaactggacag gtgacggagactggacggggaaccggacaggtgacggagactggacggggaactggacaggtgacggagactggacggggaactggacaggtgacggagactggacatgagacagagactggacgggaccggacatgggaacagggacaagaacattga